Proteins from a single region of Gossypium arboreum isolate Shixiya-1 chromosome 1, ASM2569848v2, whole genome shotgun sequence:
- the LOC108481775 gene encoding cocosin 1-like gives MGFIGVKKGDVLPIPCGSVSSWYNYGDSDVVVIFMADATKAYVAGEITYFLLTGQQGHLRAFSPEFIAKTYQINADKAKNLVGSQKGVLLIKLSEEEARKIPIPNEEVSNILIHNMDASQPDVEVDNGGKLTTIKGTEFPLLEQVGIDVSRLVLESCATRAPSYATEPQVCYIAKGSGEVQIVGINGKLVLNTKVETSQLFVVPKLFAVVVSADEQGIELVSIVTSTRAVTGEIAGKNSILKTIPSISQMSFNVSQESIQHFLQMLETGTIIVPPMNLY, from the exons ATGGGTTTCATAGGTGTTAAAAAAGGGGATGTTTTACCAATTCCCTGTGGATCAGTTTCATCATGGTACAACTATGGAGATTCAGATGTGGTTGTAATATTCATGGCTGATGCAACCAAGGCCTATGTCGCCGGAGAAATCACCTATTTCTTATTAACCGGACAACAAGGTCACTTACGGGCTTTCTCCCCCGAATTCAttgccaaaacttaccaaatcaaTGCCGACAAGGCTAAAAACCTTGTTGGCAGCCAAAAGGGCGTGTTGCTTATCAAGCTTAGTGAAGAAGAAGCACGAAAAATCCCAATCCCGAACGAGGAGGTATCAAATATTTTGATCCACAACATGGATGCTTCACAACCCGACGTTGAAGTCGACAATGGTGGCAAATTGACTACCATAAAGGGTACGGAGTTTCCTTTGCTTGAACAAGTGGGGATTGATGTTAGTCGCTTGGTGCTTGAAAGCTGCGCCACCAGGGCACCGTCGTACGCAACGGAGCCACAAGTTTGCTACATCGCGAAAGGAAGTGGTGAAGTGCAAATTGTGGGTATCAATGGCAAgcttgtgttgaacactaaagtgGAAACTAGTCAATTATTTGTGGTGCCGAAGTTGTTCGCGGTTGTTGTATCTGCTGATGAACAAGGCATAGAATTGGTCTCAATTGTAACATCTACAAG AGCGGTAACGGGAGAAATAGCCGGTAAAAATTCGATTTTGAAAACGATTCCATCAATATCGCAAATGAGCTTTAATGTGAGTCAAGAATCAATTCAACATTTCCTGCAGATGTTGGAAACTGGCACCATTATTGTCCCCCCAATGAATTTGTACTAA